The Paroedura picta isolate Pp20150507F chromosome 17, Ppicta_v3.0, whole genome shotgun sequence genome contains the following window.
TGGTGTGTGCACCCACAGGAGAGTTGTCACACACCCCCAGGAGTGAAGGTTGGGTTAAACCACACAAGAATGCACTTGCTCATTGCTGAGGATGGGGATCCAGCTGAGACCAGACAACAAGTCACGCTTACCCTGTGGCTGGGGGCGACTGAAAACGTGTCGCTCTTCGCATTCTGGTCCCCCTTTTTTCTCAGCCAATTTCCCTTTGAGACCGGTTCTCAAGAACGTCCGGATTCCCCTATTGCTCCAAGCCCAGAATTTGTTTTCCTCAAAATCTGTCTTCACcaacgcctccctccctcccaaactctTGGGTCTGTTATTGCTTCTCCCCCGAAAAGCCATATCCTCGACTTGATGAGAGCATGGGGATCCCAACAAAACCAGCccacccccccaacacacacacacaccccacaagagatttcttttctttcctgggcACGCATCGGCGCTGACGTTATCCAACCACGTGGGCGAACAgattaacccccctcccctttttacctCCGTCAGGCATCTCCTGGGTCTGGGCCGGCCAACGAGAACAAAAACACGACAATCCTGTCGTCACGGGCTGCACAGAAGGCTCTCGGCTCCCCCCCACGTGCACACCCCGTTGCCTCAAGCTGGCCCCCTTCTTACACCTGCCAGTTTCTTCTGAGGAAAAGGCCGGAGTAAACAACGCAATTCCAGGGCAGCCAAAAACGCTCTGGAAGAACCGGAGGCGGATGGAAGCATCAAGCGGTCGGCCGCACGCCGCGTCCTTACAAAAAACGAGGATTTTGAGCAAGGACCACTCAACTGGGATCCCGGAGCCAGCGCAAGGGCAAAGGCTGTCGTTGGAAAACCAGGGGACAGGCTATCGAGTGTCCGAGCCATCGGAGGTCTACGCTGGTCTTCCTCCATTAAGACTGCAAACGTTCCAGATATTGGGGCAGCGGGTTCTCCTTGACATATTTCTGGATGTACCAGCACGTCAGGTGAGCCTTCAAGTCCTCTTCTACCACGAAATCCAAGGCTGCCTGGAAGCAGAAAGGAAACGGCCATGAGCCTCTGGCAACACCCACCTCCTTCCACCCAATCGACACCCCGACACGATACGGCCGTGCTTGACCACGCAGAAGGGAACAGCGTCTGCCGCTGGTCTCCAGATTTCCAACGCTGCTGTCAGAGCCTCAGGCTAGAAGCTGAGAGATGTACGAACACCaaaagaaatcatagaatcatagagttggaaggggccatagaggccttctagtccaacccctgttcaacgcaggatcatagaatcatagaatcacagaatcatagagttggaaggggccatagaggccatctagtccaaccccctgctcaatgcaggatcaggccaaaatgcctctgcaAATGATAGCAAATAATATAATCATTTTGACAAATGGCGTTGTCCAAAGTCTTTTGCTCCAGTTTATTTCCTGAAGCGTTCGCAGGAAAATCAAGACGATCCGTTTCTGTCGATATGACTTTTCTCCACTGATAATTCACGTACAACCAAGTTTTTCATACATACACCTCCAAAGGAGCTTTCCAAAGTACTCGGGAAGTTTCACTGGCGGCCTAGTCTCCATTTCTCCCTCAGGCGTCTGGGACTATCAAGGTGTTGATCTTGATTTCCCTGCAAACACTTCTAGCAATAAACTGAAGCAAAAGACTTGGACGAAGGCGTTTGTAGAAATTATTATACCTCCAGCAATTATTTGCCTAGGCATTTCTTTCGGTGTTCACATAATTAGAGAGagcccgggttcaaatccttgtGAGAAGGTGACTTAGGGTCACAAAACCAACTTTCTCTTTCGATAACAGAAAACATATGCCAGAACGTGAACCGGTTAAAGACACGTTTTCAAAACTTCTTTTTCCTCAGCGGCTTACAGATTTCCCACACATCGATATCCAAATCTTGTCTTTGagcccgggttcaaatccttgtGAGGAGGTGACTTAGGGTCACAAAACCAACTTTCTCTTTCGATAGCAGAAAACATATGCCAGAACGTGAACCGGTTAAAGACACGTTTTCAAAACTTCTTTTTCCTCAGCGGCTTACAGATTTCCCACACATCGATATCCGAATCTTGTCTTCGCAGGATACCATAATACatatacaattatttattttacttattatatttatatcccgccctcccctgaggctcagggcggttcccaAAGAACGTAGAACAATACACGGAACTTAAGTTTTCCCATAATGTATAGATAAGCACCACAATGATAATATTAATTGAAACTATTAATTACTAATTAATATAATTCATAATTTGCGCAGAACATCCTCTGGGAGTCTGTGTGTAGTGTATTTCGATCGATCTCTATAGTCCTGCACCCCAAATACAGATTTCAGGGCTGCCCTCCTGCCtagtattggatgggagacctcaaggATTTGGACGGAACGCAAAACAATCACGACACGCAAGCCGGCAGTGGTAAAACCACCTTCggacgtcccttgcctggcagccggACAACCCTCCTGGCTACGCCACACACCCTACAGATGAGAAATACATTTTGGGATGTCCTGAGCAAAGGGACACCCCTCCTGAGTCCAAGCAGGGATTTGAGGACAGCACGGCAGAGACAGCTGTGGCCCCAAAGCAGGGAAGAAATTATTAGAGCAGGTTTTAATTGGACAGATGGCCTTCCCTCTCCGGCCTGCCATAGCCcaccctgtcagctttcttcagctTTCCTTATTCCTGCTTCCACTCCAGCTGTCCTGGTTACAGGAGGCTGGGCCCTGTTCCTATTTTGGCATCCCACCCACCCTTGGGTGATGCCTTGCTTAAAATACAGAGGCCAGTTGCTCATAACGCCATCATTCTGGGCTTAATTCAGTCACACTCTTCTTCTCATGATATGATGGGAGTACGTTTAGTCCTTTTAGTTTCTTGGGAGAGTTCAGGCTGGATTCAGCCTAGGGTCCACTTGACTGACCTTCCTGGGCCTTTCCGGAGGTCCAGAGTGTCTGTGAAGTTCTCCTTCAACGCCGCATTTCAGACGGCTCAACTTTCTCGGCGGTCCAAATTTCACGGCTTTGGCATGAAAAAACAGGGATGTCACAGTCTGGTCCCTATTTTCGCCTGTGAGGTGTTGGGTAATATCCTCGGTCATGCCAGGAATTCTCCTGACAGCCGGCAAGATACGGCCTGGGGAGGTTCGTCTTCTAAACTCACCGAAATATCTCTTTGAATGACGAGTCTaaatgatcaggggtagtcaacctgtggtcctccagatgtccatggactacaattcccatgagcccctgccagcaaacgctggcaggggctcacgggaattgtagtccatggacatctggaggaccacaggttgactatccccgGAATAAGGGATATTTGGGTTCAAAACTCTGAGCATCCACgataatccggagaactgggttctaatccggagaactgggttcgattccccactcctcctcctcctccgcatgcagccagctgagtgaccttgggcctgtcccagttctctcagagctctctcagacccacctacctcacaggtgtccgctgtggggagaggaagggaaggcggttgtcagcCACCTGTAGACTCCTCAGGGCGGAGTAAAGTGAGGTCTATAAACCGACTCCAGTGTGCTAAAGTGGTTAAGAGttacggcttctaatctggtgagccgggttggatcccccgctcctccatatgaagccagctgagtggccttgggccagtcacagtcctgatagcgctgttctgaccgagcagtcctgtcagagctctctcagcctcccctccctcacagggtgtctgttgtggggagaggaagggaaggcgactgtaagccttcaggcagtgaaaagcggactataaaaaccaaatcttattatcattattattctcCTGAACATAAGGCTGCAAGCACCCCATCACCGTGAGAAACACCCCTGGAAATCCATacctttgccagatgtttggctaTTCCTCTCCCCCGGTAGGCGTCGGGGACTTCTGTATGCTGCAGGTCCACAATTCGCTTCCCCACGTATTCGTACAGCAAGACGGCCTTGTCATGGCAACCTGCGGGACACCAGAGAAGCAGTGACGGTTCTCACACACAGAAAGGCCAacagagaggggggaaacaggaaCTACTCCCCTGACAGCCTGCCTGCAAATTCACagactcaggggtggccaaaccgtgccTCTCCAGgcgtccacggactacaattcccatgagccctggctgGGCAAGGGGTAGTCAAGGCAAGGGGTAGTCACTTGTGGTCTGCCATTGACCGGCTCTGCATGGCAACGCTGGTCtttcttgctggtctcccattccGGAAtaaaccaggactgaccctacttagcttctgaaagcCGGACGAAACCAGAGGCCCCCGGAACACCCAAATCCGGCCAGGAAGCTACACCCAGTTCCTTCTGCCCTACTGATTAGTTAAAAcctttgcctgcttctgcatatcGACTTCCTTAGCTGCAAAGGACCCACTAGGGGTGACCCCCC
Protein-coding sequences here:
- the NATD1 gene encoding protein NATD1 → MAQAAPPPPLSLLEATCPIQVEHDRRRRQFTVRLNGCHDKAVLLYEYVGKRIVDLQHTEVPDAYRGRGIAKHLAKAALDFVVEEDLKAHLTCWYIQKYVKENPLPQYLERLQS